AAGATCAACTATCTGCGGCCCGCGGTGACCGGCATTCTGATGGCGCGCGCGGAGGTCGTGTATGCGGGCCGCCACCAGGCGACCTGCCAGTGCAGCGTGTTCGTGACGGATGGCGATCGCGAACGGCTCGTCGCAGTCGCGCAAGGCACGATCAACCGGATCGGCGACGGGTCGGAGAACCACAGGGGGGACGAGCGGGGGGAACCGCAGGTCGACTGATGAAGGACGCGCGCAATGTGCCGCGAGGGCGTCGTTACTATACAAAATCGAAAACCGGTAGTAACACGCAGAGCGGCAAAATTCGCCGCCCCGCGCATCAATGCGACAGCGATTACTCCGCCGCGTAAGTCTTCTGCTGCTGCTCGCCGAGGCCTTCAATGCCGAGGCGCATCGTCTGCCCCGCCTTCAGATAAACCGGCGACGGCTTCACGCCCATACCGACGCCCGGCGGCGTGCCCGTCGAAATCACGTCGCCCGGCTGCAGGCTCATGCACTGCGACAGATACGACACGAGCTTCTTCACGCCGAAGATCATCGTCTTCGTGCTGCCGTTCTGGTAGCGATGGCCATCCACCTCGAGCCACAGCTTCAGGTTCTGCGGATCGGCCACTTCGTCGCGCGTGACCATCCACGGGCCGATCGGGCCGAACGTGTCGAAACCCTTGCCCTTGTCCCACTGCCCGGCGCGCTCGATTTGCCACTCGCGCTCGGACACGTCATTGATCACGCAGTAGCCGGCCACGTAGTCGAGCGCGTTCGCCTCGTCGACATACTTCGCTTCCTTGCCGATCACGATGCCGAGTTCGACTTCCCAGTCGGTTTTCTTCGAGCCGCGCGGAATCTCGACGTCATCGTTTGGGCCGCAGATCGCGCTCGTCCACTTGTTGAACACCACGGGCTCGGGCGGCACCGGCAGATTCGATTCAGCCGCGTGATCCGCG
The genomic region above belongs to Paraburkholderia edwinii and contains:
- a CDS encoding ureidoglycolate lyase, with protein sequence MKLLRYGPKGQEKPGLLDAQGKVRDLSKVVGDIDGSVLGDASLAKLRALDPATLPLVDGNPRLGPCVGKIGKFVCIGLNYADHAAESNLPVPPEPVVFNKWTSAICGPNDDVEIPRGSKKTDWEVELGIVIGKEAKYVDEANALDYVAGYCVINDVSEREWQIERAGQWDKGKGFDTFGPIGPWMVTRDEVADPQNLKLWLEVDGHRYQNGSTKTMIFGVKKLVSYLSQCMSLQPGDVISTGTPPGVGMGVKPSPVYLKAGQTMRLGIEGLGEQQQKTYAAE